Proteins from a genomic interval of Paenibacillus sp. RC334:
- a CDS encoding spore maturation protein, protein MLYLINLVSTWAIPVILAFIPLYAYAKKVPVYDSFVDGAKDGFSTAISIIPHLVGMMVAISIFRASGALDYLISWVTPWIKSWGVPGEVLPLGLLRPLTGTGSLAFTTDLIRTYGPDSMIGRIASTIQGSTDTTLYVLTVYFGAVGIRNGRYALKVGLFSDVVGFVAAIAICLLVF, encoded by the coding sequence ATGCTTTATCTCATTAATCTCGTATCGACTTGGGCCATTCCGGTTATTCTTGCCTTTATTCCTTTATATGCTTATGCCAAAAAGGTACCGGTCTACGATTCCTTTGTGGATGGAGCCAAAGACGGCTTCTCTACGGCCATCAGTATCATTCCTCATCTCGTAGGCATGATGGTGGCTATCAGCATTTTTCGAGCGTCCGGCGCTCTGGATTACTTGATATCCTGGGTAACGCCATGGATCAAAAGCTGGGGCGTACCTGGTGAGGTACTGCCATTAGGACTGTTGCGCCCGTTGACGGGCACCGGCTCGCTTGCGTTTACGACGGATCTGATCCGCACGTATGGCCCGGACTCCATGATCGGTCGCATTGCTTCGACGATTCAGGGCAGCACAGATACGACACTCTATGTACTGACTGTATATTTTGGCGCGGTAGGTATCCGAAATGGGCGTTATGCCTTGAAGGTGGGGCTGTTTTCAGACGTGGTCGGTTTTGTGGCAGCGATTGCGATTTGCCTGCTTGTATTTTGA
- a CDS encoding nucleoside recognition domain-containing protein — protein MIHLIWVALICIGFVFAAAQGNIEVVTKAAFDGAATGVTVCFGLISVLVFWMGMMKLAEDGGLLQKISKLLAPFVAFLFPDVPRNHPAMGYILSNMSANLLGLGNAATPMGIKAMQELQSLNPDKQTATPAMCTLLALNTASITLIPTTLIAIRLNYHSANPTEIVGTTLVATAIATFAAIAADRWYRSRELRRPPASPPSTSSLPPQKTQAPQGTPVAASSPATPPVSSPAAQGSGMTAAKGRNTTWKG, from the coding sequence TTGATTCATCTCATATGGGTGGCCCTGATTTGTATTGGATTTGTGTTTGCCGCCGCGCAGGGAAATATTGAAGTGGTGACCAAGGCGGCATTTGATGGGGCGGCCACGGGCGTTACGGTATGCTTTGGACTGATTAGTGTGCTTGTATTCTGGATGGGTATGATGAAGCTGGCGGAGGATGGTGGGCTTTTGCAGAAAATATCCAAACTGCTCGCCCCGTTTGTAGCCTTTCTGTTTCCTGATGTTCCGCGTAATCATCCGGCAATGGGGTATATCTTGTCCAATATGAGCGCTAACCTGCTCGGGCTGGGAAATGCGGCGACCCCGATGGGCATCAAGGCGATGCAAGAGCTGCAATCGCTCAATCCCGACAAGCAGACCGCTACACCCGCTATGTGTACGCTGCTTGCTTTGAACACGGCCAGCATTACGCTTATTCCAACCACGCTGATCGCGATCCGGCTCAATTATCATTCCGCAAATCCGACAGAAATCGTTGGGACAACGCTGGTGGCGACTGCAATAGCCACCTTTGCCGCGATTGCGGCGGATCGCTGGTACCGTAGCCGGGAGTTACGTCGTCCTCCGGCCAGTCCACCTTCCACATCATCATTGCCGCCACAGAAAACACAGGCACCACAGGGCACGCCAGTAGCTGCGTCCTCTCCGGCTACACCGCCCGTTTCTTCACCTGCCGCTCAGGGATCAGGAATGACGGCTGCCAAGGGCAGAAACACCACTTGGAAAGGATGA
- a CDS encoding D-alanyl-D-alanine carboxypeptidase family protein has product MFKRKPTIQTGHSQLLPKTRVFVLPLALLLVLTLPLTLLSPQAAWGAVKKEEFPPAFTTHAQASSLIDVTSGRIIYSAEGDRELRIASLTKIMTAIVAIEHGRLQDPVKVSPTAFAKEGSSLFLQKGEQMTLENMLYGLMLRSGNDAASAIAEHVGGTEEGFVHLMNEKAVELGLSHSHFANPHGLDAEGHYSSANDMARLTAYALHNPTFARIVKTELKKAPNPNESWDYSWHNKNKMLRLYEGADGVKTGFTKKAFRCLVSSATRDGRQLAAVTLNDGDDWNDHARMLDYGFRYYPLIPITDKQQPIDGYPLLTGTSFAYPLHDGEKAQLHKRLVLYKKAKSNRADVSFGLRGRVEFLLEGKLIGSVPVYDKGSLLPARSTVQPQQEIPTAQAPASRSIQKRTWTSGWSEILRNLFGA; this is encoded by the coding sequence ATGTTTAAAAGAAAGCCAACAATCCAAACGGGCCACAGCCAGCTTTTGCCCAAGACACGCGTTTTTGTGTTGCCGCTGGCACTGCTGCTCGTCTTGACATTGCCGCTCACACTGCTGAGTCCGCAGGCTGCTTGGGGAGCAGTGAAAAAGGAGGAATTCCCACCTGCTTTTACTACACATGCACAGGCTTCATCTCTAATTGATGTCACATCAGGAAGAATCATATACTCTGCCGAGGGTGACCGAGAGCTGCGTATTGCCAGTCTCACCAAAATTATGACCGCGATCGTAGCCATCGAACATGGACGCTTGCAGGATCCGGTAAAGGTGAGTCCGACGGCTTTTGCCAAAGAGGGTTCCTCGCTTTTTCTCCAAAAGGGTGAACAAATGACACTGGAAAATATGCTGTACGGCTTGATGCTCCGTTCCGGTAACGATGCGGCTTCCGCCATTGCTGAGCATGTAGGAGGGACGGAGGAAGGATTTGTTCATTTGATGAATGAGAAGGCGGTTGAGCTTGGACTAAGCCATTCCCACTTTGCTAATCCGCATGGACTGGATGCCGAGGGGCACTATTCCTCTGCCAATGATATGGCCCGGCTTACCGCTTATGCGCTGCATAATCCGACCTTTGCCCGCATTGTGAAGACGGAGTTAAAAAAAGCGCCTAATCCGAATGAATCATGGGATTATTCATGGCATAACAAGAACAAGATGCTGAGGCTCTATGAGGGAGCTGATGGTGTGAAAACGGGTTTTACGAAAAAAGCGTTTCGCTGTCTGGTCAGCTCAGCTACACGGGACGGTCGCCAGCTTGCCGCTGTTACCTTAAATGATGGAGACGATTGGAACGATCATGCCCGTATGCTCGACTACGGTTTCCGATATTATCCGCTCATTCCGATTACGGACAAGCAGCAGCCGATTGACGGTTATCCGCTGCTGACAGGCACAAGCTTTGCCTATCCTCTGCATGATGGGGAGAAGGCGCAGCTGCACAAAAGACTGGTCCTGTATAAAAAGGCCAAGTCTAACAGAGCTGACGTATCCTTCGGTTTGCGGGGACGTGTCGAGTTCCTGCTGGAAGGCAAGCTTATTGGCTCCGTTCCTGTGTATGACAAAGGCAGCTTGCTGCCCGCCCGAAGCACAGTACAGCCACAACAGGAAATTCCGACTGCCCAAGCTCCTGCAAGCCGTAGCATCCAAAAGCGTACCTGGACGAGCGGATGGAGCGAAATTTTAAGAAATCTGTTCGGAGCATAG
- a CDS encoding protein-glutamine gamma-glutamyltransferase — MQRQQFETILRARIVEAAEALNRSGVSFATFDTARSNEQFWELTDKGGFQIKAGITPAQGIRDIFVNGHKYAFECATAMVIVLYKGVLDSILESEFNRIFADMLLYDWHYDSDLRLIQEQGSHNAVPGDILYFNNPDVSPETPEWKGENVVKLREDSFYGHGIGIHTAQGIIDSLNRHRRPGATTSAYLTNEVIYPDFAYLSQFAPEGNREEEIALSPSQEHPPGIHASIGGRQYIRA, encoded by the coding sequence ATGCAGCGGCAACAGTTTGAAACGATCTTAAGAGCCCGGATTGTTGAGGCAGCTGAAGCCTTGAATCGAAGCGGTGTATCCTTCGCCACCTTTGATACAGCACGCAGCAACGAGCAATTTTGGGAATTGACGGACAAAGGCGGATTTCAGATTAAAGCAGGTATCACTCCGGCGCAGGGGATCAGGGATATTTTTGTGAATGGGCATAAATATGCCTTTGAGTGTGCGACAGCTATGGTCATTGTGCTCTACAAAGGAGTGCTGGATTCCATTCTGGAAAGTGAATTTAATCGGATTTTTGCCGATATGCTGCTGTATGATTGGCACTATGACAGTGATCTCAGACTCATACAGGAGCAAGGGAGTCACAATGCTGTTCCTGGCGATATTCTGTATTTCAACAATCCTGATGTATCACCCGAAACGCCGGAGTGGAAAGGAGAAAATGTTGTCAAGCTAAGGGAAGATTCGTTTTATGGTCATGGGATTGGCATCCACACAGCGCAAGGCATCATCGACTCCCTCAATCGTCATCGACGACCAGGGGCCACCACTTCTGCTTATTTGACAAATGAAGTGATCTACCCCGATTTTGCCTATCTGTCGCAGTTTGCCCCTGAAGGAAACCGGGAAGAAGAAATTGCGCTGAGCCCTTCACAAGAGCACCCTCCCGGTATACATGCGAGCATTGGTGGAAGACAGTATATCCGTGCATAA
- the ytfJ gene encoding GerW family sporulation protein → MSDHPIQGLMQTAMENIKAMVDVNTIVGDAVETPDGSVILPISKVGFGFAAGGSDFNVDEEALHTSSSSGAHSGKEGHPFGGGSGGGVSIHPIAFLVVGKQGAQIVPLDNQTHLIEKLIDSTPYLIDKVQSIFRNADVDMHTPPPQVPVDVNTDHNHTGPASL, encoded by the coding sequence ATGTCAGATCACCCGATTCAAGGGCTCATGCAAACCGCGATGGAGAACATCAAAGCCATGGTGGATGTGAATACGATTGTGGGAGACGCGGTGGAAACACCCGATGGTTCCGTTATTTTGCCGATTAGTAAGGTGGGATTTGGCTTCGCAGCCGGGGGCAGCGATTTTAATGTAGATGAAGAGGCACTTCATACATCCTCGTCGTCAGGTGCTCACAGCGGCAAGGAAGGACATCCTTTTGGTGGCGGTAGCGGTGGCGGGGTATCCATTCATCCAATCGCTTTTTTGGTTGTTGGCAAACAAGGTGCACAAATCGTTCCGCTGGATAATCAGACTCATCTGATTGAAAAATTGATCGACTCTACACCATACCTGATTGATAAAGTCCAATCTATCTTCCGGAATGCCGACGTGGATATGCATACTCCGCCTCCACAGGTCCCGGTAGATGTTAACACAGATCACAATCACACTGGCCCAGCTTCTTTGTAA
- a CDS encoding DUF2953 domain-containing protein has protein sequence MWKWIGIAIIVVLLLVLAVLLSRIRLKLDIAKHDNDDRAHLEIRFLYGWIKINYDIPAILLAGLQKGLLYRLDRNKNIHKTDATIDSGTIDKEKIKRFIHDVRILLKGTRSFRRWIRHTLAHVTMSKMEWSTNISLADAAYTATSTGILWGLKTSLIGFASSFVRMNCTPKLFVVPYWVDRLRFTTTLTCEASISLGYAVYSMLMLAYRIWRVPGGPEAWKRVFSKKPVKHEE, from the coding sequence GTGTGGAAATGGATCGGTATCGCCATCATCGTCGTTTTGTTACTTGTGCTGGCTGTTCTGCTCTCCCGTATCCGATTGAAGCTGGATATTGCCAAGCATGATAATGATGACCGGGCGCATCTGGAGATCAGATTTCTGTACGGGTGGATTAAAATAAATTATGACATTCCGGCTATTCTGCTGGCAGGTTTGCAAAAAGGGCTTCTCTATCGACTCGATCGCAACAAAAACATACATAAAACCGATGCCACCATTGACAGCGGCACCATCGATAAAGAGAAAATTAAGCGATTTATACACGATGTTCGGATACTTCTGAAAGGAACGCGGTCCTTCCGTCGATGGATACGTCATACGCTAGCCCATGTGACGATGTCGAAAATGGAATGGTCCACCAATATCAGTCTTGCTGACGCTGCTTATACGGCTACCTCTACCGGTATTCTGTGGGGGCTGAAAACGTCACTGATCGGTTTTGCCTCCAGCTTTGTGCGCATGAACTGCACACCCAAGCTGTTTGTCGTGCCCTATTGGGTGGATCGCCTGCGTTTTACTACCACTTTGACCTGTGAGGCAAGTATTTCACTGGGTTATGCCGTTTATTCGATGCTTATGTTGGCTTACCGCATATGGCGCGTACCAGGCGGTCCAGAGGCGTGGAAACGGGTATTCTCCAAGAAACCAGTAAAGCATGAGGAATAA
- the scpB gene encoding SMC-Scp complex subunit ScpB produces MDYLKLKSIIEGLLFLAGEEGLSAKQIADIVEQQQELVEKSLEDMKQDMEQGGRGLQIVRIAGHYQLATLSEHAPYFEKLAYSPARASLSQAALETLAIVAYRQPITRVEIEDIRGVKSERAIHTLVNKELIEEKGRAEAIGRPILYGTTKSFLDYFGLGSLADLPQPELFEDSDNLEEETQLLFERLENSQPVMNDTES; encoded by the coding sequence ATGGATTATCTGAAGCTGAAATCAATTATTGAGGGACTGCTGTTTCTCGCGGGAGAGGAAGGGTTGTCCGCCAAGCAGATCGCCGACATTGTAGAGCAGCAGCAAGAGCTGGTTGAAAAGAGTCTGGAGGATATGAAGCAGGACATGGAGCAGGGAGGAAGAGGTTTGCAAATTGTCCGTATCGCTGGGCATTATCAGCTGGCAACCTTATCCGAACATGCACCTTATTTTGAAAAGCTCGCCTATTCTCCCGCACGTGCCTCGCTGTCTCAAGCGGCTTTGGAGACACTTGCCATTGTGGCCTACCGTCAGCCCATTACAAGAGTTGAAATCGAAGATATTCGCGGTGTCAAATCTGAGCGGGCTATACATACTCTGGTCAACAAGGAGCTAATTGAGGAAAAAGGTCGGGCTGAGGCCATCGGACGGCCGATTTTGTATGGAACGACGAAGTCATTTCTGGATTATTTCGGTTTGGGCTCTTTGGCGGATTTGCCGCAGCCTGAGCTGTTTGAGGACTCAGATAATCTGGAGGAAGAGACACAATTGTTGTTCGAACGTTTGGAGAACAGCCAGCCGGTTATGAATGATACGGAGTCTTGA
- a CDS encoding segregation/condensation protein A, which yields MTVVNYKLETFEGPLDLLLHLIDKAEIDIQDIPISDITDQYMAFLHSMQELELDITSEFLVMAATLLSIKSKLLLPKPPVMEYDDLDFYEEEDYDPRDELVRKLVEYRKYKGIARHLSEREWERSLIYGKEPEDLSAFLPTEPANPVHGLHASDLVAAFQRALRKAERRTTVTRIHRDEISVKDRIRQVIGALEMVGTGGRLLFSKLMHEDMYRHEVVVTFLAILELMKMKQIFCYQEKLFDDIVMEWRGDLRVNGLSEAEINY from the coding sequence TTGACAGTCGTAAATTACAAGCTGGAAACATTCGAGGGTCCGCTAGATCTGCTGTTGCATCTGATTGATAAGGCCGAGATCGATATTCAGGATATCCCGATTAGTGATATTACCGATCAGTATATGGCTTTTTTGCACAGTATGCAGGAGCTGGAGCTGGACATTACGAGCGAGTTTCTGGTGATGGCGGCGACGCTCTTATCCATTAAGAGTAAATTGCTGCTTCCCAAGCCACCTGTAATGGAATATGATGATTTGGATTTTTATGAAGAAGAGGATTATGATCCGCGGGATGAACTGGTTCGCAAGCTGGTGGAGTATCGTAAATATAAAGGGATTGCCCGCCATCTGAGTGAACGTGAATGGGAACGAAGTCTGATCTATGGTAAGGAGCCGGAAGATTTGAGCGCATTCCTGCCCACCGAACCCGCCAATCCGGTGCATGGGCTACATGCAAGCGATTTGGTCGCGGCCTTTCAGCGTGCGCTGCGTAAAGCAGAGCGACGTACGACGGTAACCCGTATTCACCGCGATGAAATTTCGGTCAAGGACCGTATTCGCCAGGTCATCGGGGCGTTGGAGATGGTAGGGACGGGAGGACGGCTTTTGTTCTCCAAGCTGATGCATGAGGATATGTATCGGCATGAAGTGGTAGTCACCTTTTTGGCTATCCTCGAACTGATGAAAATGAAGCAGATTTTCTGCTATCAGGAGAAGCTTTTCGATGATATTGTAATGGAGTGGAGAGGGGATTTACGGGTTAATGGATTATCTGAAGCTGAAATCAATTATTGA
- the ribE gene encoding 6,7-dimethyl-8-ribityllumazine synthase: protein MARFLEGNLVSDGMKYGIVVGRFNEFITSKLLSGAIDALQRHGAQEDEIDVAWVPGAFEISLIAQKMAASGKYDAVITLGTVIRGSTSHYDIVCNEVAKGVAASSLKTGVPVIFGVVTTENIEQAIERAGTKAGNKGWDSALAAIEMANLGKQF, encoded by the coding sequence ATGGCACGTTTTCTGGAAGGTAATCTCGTATCGGATGGTATGAAGTATGGTATTGTAGTGGGCAGATTTAATGAGTTTATTACAAGTAAGCTGTTAAGCGGGGCAATCGATGCACTTCAGCGACATGGAGCGCAGGAAGATGAGATTGATGTGGCCTGGGTGCCAGGCGCTTTTGAAATTTCACTGATTGCTCAAAAAATGGCTGCAAGCGGTAAATACGATGCTGTGATTACGCTGGGTACGGTGATCCGTGGTTCTACCTCGCATTATGATATCGTCTGCAATGAAGTGGCCAAGGGTGTGGCGGCAAGCAGTCTGAAAACAGGTGTGCCTGTTATTTTCGGTGTAGTGACGACGGAAAACATTGAGCAGGCTATTGAGCGTGCAGGTACGAAGGCTGGTAATAAAGGCTGGGATTCCGCACTGGCTGCGATTGAGATGGCGAATCTGGGCAAGCAGTTTTAA
- the ribB gene encoding 3,4-dihydroxy-2-butanone-4-phosphate synthase produces MESGSRESHSNIAADEVEYGVLEQEMEIRLDSIEEALEELKNGKVVIVVDDEQRENEGDFIALAEKASPEVINFMITEGRGLVCVPITGQRAEALELQPMVEQNTDFHGTAFTVSVDHRETTTGISAAERSLTVRALTDEAATGSDFRKPGHMFPLIARDGGVLQRAGHTEAAVDLARLCGSKPAGVICEIIKEDGSMARVPDLAVIAKRHHLKLISIQDLIDYRRRLSLKVQF; encoded by the coding sequence ATGGAAAGCGGGAGTAGAGAGAGTCATTCAAATATAGCGGCTGACGAAGTGGAGTATGGTGTGTTGGAGCAGGAAATGGAAATTCGTCTGGATTCCATTGAAGAAGCGCTGGAGGAACTAAAGAACGGTAAAGTCGTGATCGTGGTGGATGATGAGCAACGGGAAAACGAAGGCGATTTTATCGCTCTGGCTGAAAAGGCGTCCCCCGAGGTCATTAATTTCATGATTACCGAAGGCCGCGGGTTGGTCTGTGTGCCGATTACAGGGCAAAGAGCAGAGGCACTGGAATTGCAGCCGATGGTGGAGCAGAATACAGATTTCCACGGCACAGCCTTTACGGTGTCGGTGGATCATAGAGAGACGACAACGGGGATTTCAGCAGCCGAGCGTTCATTGACCGTGCGTGCGCTGACCGATGAAGCAGCCACAGGAAGCGATTTCCGCAAGCCCGGTCACATGTTTCCGCTGATCGCCCGCGATGGGGGTGTTTTGCAGCGTGCGGGTCATACCGAGGCGGCTGTTGATCTGGCCCGGCTCTGCGGCTCCAAACCCGCCGGAGTCATTTGCGAAATTATAAAGGAAGATGGGTCCATGGCTCGGGTGCCTGATTTGGCAGTGATCGCCAAGCGTCATCATTTGAAGCTGATCAGTATTCAGGATTTGATTGATTATCGTCGTCGTTTGTCATTGAAAGTACAGTTTTGA
- the ribE gene encoding riboflavin synthase: MFTGLVEEVGRIQQISRSGEAMVLGITGSVVLGDLKIGDSVSVNGVCLTATQVGTKDFKVDVMPETFRSSNLKELKSGSRVNLERAMAANGRFGGHIVQGHVDGTGTIRRVTSDQNAVVYEVAPTDQAIYKYILLKGSITLDGISLTVAQRTGDTFAVSIIPHTLSETALQAKREGDTVNIECDILGKYVEQLLNYGESSVTEGPEKAPMSLDYLAKHGFA; the protein is encoded by the coding sequence ATGTTTACCGGATTGGTCGAGGAAGTGGGACGGATTCAGCAGATTTCCAGAAGCGGAGAAGCGATGGTGCTGGGCATTACGGGTTCTGTGGTATTGGGCGATTTGAAAATAGGAGACAGTGTTTCCGTGAATGGTGTTTGTCTGACCGCAACACAGGTGGGTACTAAGGATTTTAAGGTAGATGTGATGCCGGAAACCTTTCGAAGCAGCAATCTGAAAGAATTGAAATCCGGTAGCCGGGTCAATCTGGAACGGGCTATGGCGGCGAATGGCAGGTTCGGAGGGCATATCGTACAGGGACATGTGGATGGAACGGGCACGATTCGTCGGGTGACATCAGACCAGAATGCGGTTGTATACGAAGTTGCACCTACAGATCAGGCAATATACAAATATATTCTTCTCAAAGGCTCGATTACACTCGACGGTATCAGCCTGACGGTTGCCCAGCGGACGGGAGATACCTTTGCCGTATCTATCATCCCCCATACTTTATCCGAGACGGCCTTGCAGGCCAAACGTGAGGGAGACACCGTCAATATTGAATGCGACATTTTAGGCAAATATGTGGAGCAGCTTTTGAACTACGGAGAATCATCGGTGACGGAGGGACCGGAAAAAGCTCCTATGAGTCTGGATTATTTGGCGAAACACGGCTTTGCTTGA
- a CDS encoding IDEAL domain-containing protein has translation MIKLNTVEIIEIIKKQIPKVMNITPVELKFTDDFGRTSLAATDHKFTLTNQHYSAKVMDCVLETQVRPILMCEIIYFLKCEFIDGHVDVRLDYDICAEGGRGPTASAVITFDHATQLGIEELADLIDLALHMNDKTWFEELSSQYVKTKAGASTIR, from the coding sequence ATGATTAAGCTGAATACAGTTGAGATAATCGAAATTATAAAGAAGCAAATACCCAAGGTCATGAATATCACACCAGTGGAACTGAAATTTACGGATGACTTTGGACGGACATCGCTGGCAGCGACGGATCACAAATTCACGCTGACGAACCAGCATTATTCCGCCAAGGTGATGGATTGTGTGCTGGAGACGCAGGTGCGCCCCATTTTAATGTGCGAAATTATTTATTTTCTGAAATGTGAGTTTATCGACGGGCATGTTGATGTACGGCTGGATTACGATATATGCGCGGAGGGTGGCCGTGGACCAACCGCTTCAGCGGTCATTACGTTCGATCATGCTACGCAGCTCGGGATCGAAGAACTGGCCGATCTGATTGATCTGGCGCTTCACATGAATGATAAAACCTGGTTTGAAGAGCTTTCCAGCCAATATGTTAAAACAAAAGCAGGAGCGTCCACCATTAGATAA
- a CDS encoding thiamine pyrophosphate-dependent enzyme has product MAKLEEELKQTGAAQVTTFESGNEMAATAAAQINYHMMGYFPITPSTEVAQYLDQMRTRGQHDIKLVAADGEHGSAGICYGAAAAGARVVNATSSQGFLYMLEQLPVQSGTRFPMVMNLVTRAISGPLDIRGDHSDLYYGLNTGWVILTASTPQAVYDMNIMALKIAEHSDVRLPVMVAYDGFYTSHQKRKVQYFADAETVRGFVGPNPNLNYPNISDFDHPVTVGAHMNGDDLTNNHAQLSEALKLSEGVYEQVAAEYAALSGREYPILDLYHMEDAEVAVFLLNSAAESAKDVADQLRARGIKAGVIRPNIIRPFPAAQLREALRHVKALLVGERADSYGADGGNLTHEIKAALQEDPLNRTLVLCRIFGLGGKDFYAEDAEAFFQLAIEAAEAGRTEKPFDYYGLNPGSPDKVMPQVMQPPRGDAYRTGLIQVTPDEATGKLKVKVPPLRSLTTKPRRLTPGHGACPGCGALSALELFFKGIEGDIVVLFQTGCVYVVTTGYPYTSHKQPMIHNLFQNGAATLSGALEAYMEMKRRNEIEMADDPTFIMISGDGGMDIGMGSAVGAALRNHKLIMLEYDNEGYMNTGSQQSYSTPVGHMTSTSGVGKMQKGKQGHHKDTVQIMAACNIPYAFTAAESHPQDMLRKAAKAQWYANNVGTAYGKILCACPLNWKSEDRLGTSIVGAAVESCFFPLYEIEQGSTTITYNPEDKGKRIPAAEWLKLMGKTKHLLKEEATLATFDQEIERRWNILKKKHEISEL; this is encoded by the coding sequence ATGGCGAAACTGGAGGAAGAGCTCAAGCAGACAGGCGCCGCACAGGTGACAACGTTCGAATCCGGCAATGAAATGGCGGCTACGGCGGCTGCGCAGATCAATTATCATATGATGGGATATTTTCCAATCACACCCTCGACCGAGGTGGCGCAATATCTGGATCAGATGAGAACGAGAGGTCAGCATGACATTAAGCTGGTCGCAGCAGACGGTGAGCATGGATCGGCAGGGATATGCTATGGTGCTGCGGCAGCGGGAGCGAGAGTTGTGAACGCAACAAGTTCGCAAGGCTTCCTGTATATGCTGGAGCAGTTGCCTGTGCAGTCCGGCACTCGTTTTCCTATGGTTATGAATCTGGTGACCCGGGCTATTAGTGGCCCGCTGGATATCCGTGGGGATCACTCAGACTTGTATTATGGTTTGAATACGGGCTGGGTGATTTTGACCGCAAGCACGCCGCAGGCTGTGTATGATATGAACATCATGGCGCTGAAAATCGCAGAGCACAGTGATGTTCGGCTGCCTGTGATGGTCGCTTATGACGGTTTTTACACGTCCCATCAGAAGCGTAAGGTGCAATATTTTGCCGATGCCGAAACCGTGCGCGGTTTTGTGGGGCCGAACCCGAATCTGAATTATCCGAATATTTCCGATTTTGACCATCCGGTTACTGTCGGGGCGCATATGAACGGCGATGACCTGACGAATAATCATGCTCAGTTATCTGAGGCGTTAAAGCTGTCAGAAGGAGTATATGAGCAGGTTGCCGCAGAATATGCCGCATTATCTGGGCGGGAATATCCGATTTTGGATCTCTATCATATGGAGGATGCCGAGGTTGCAGTATTCCTGCTGAATTCGGCGGCTGAATCGGCTAAGGATGTAGCCGATCAGCTCCGCGCGCGCGGCATTAAGGCCGGTGTGATTCGTCCGAATATTATTCGGCCGTTTCCGGCCGCGCAGCTGCGTGAGGCATTGCGCCATGTCAAGGCGCTGCTGGTGGGTGAACGTGCGGATTCGTACGGCGCCGATGGCGGTAATTTGACGCACGAAATCAAGGCGGCCTTGCAGGAGGACCCACTGAATCGGACGCTTGTATTGTGCCGCATTTTTGGCTTGGGCGGCAAGGATTTTTATGCGGAGGACGCTGAGGCGTTCTTCCAGCTTGCGATTGAGGCGGCGGAAGCCGGACGGACCGAGAAGCCTTTTGATTATTATGGGCTTAATCCGGGGTCCCCGGACAAGGTCATGCCGCAGGTTATGCAGCCGCCACGGGGAGATGCGTACCGTACGGGTCTGATTCAGGTTACGCCGGATGAGGCGACCGGGAAGCTCAAGGTCAAGGTGCCGCCGTTACGTTCGCTGACGACCAAACCACGCCGTCTCACGCCGGGTCATGGGGCATGTCCAGGCTGTGGAGCGCTGTCTGCGTTGGAGCTGTTTTTCAAAGGCATCGAGGGCGATATCGTCGTGCTGTTCCAGACAGGTTGCGTATACGTGGTCACAACAGGTTATCCGTATACATCACACAAGCAACCGATGATCCATAATCTTTTTCAAAATGGGGCTGCTACGCTCTCTGGAGCGCTGGAGGCTTATATGGAGATGAAGCGCCGCAATGAGATTGAGATGGCGGATGATCCGACCTTTATTATGATCAGTGGTGACGGCGGGATGGATATTGGCATGGGTTCGGCTGTCGGGGCTGCTCTGCGCAACCATAAGCTGATTATGCTGGAATATGATAACGAGGGGTACATGAATACAGGCTCGCAGCAATCGTACTCGACTCCGGTCGGTCATATGACGAGCACGTCAGGCGTAGGCAAGATGCAAAAAGGGAAACAGGGCCACCACAAGGATACGGTGCAAATTATGGCAGCCTGCAACATTCCATATGCCTTCACCGCAGCCGAAAGCCATCCGCAGGATATGCTGCGTAAAGCGGCCAAGGCACAATGGTATGCGAATAACGTGGGGACGGCTTATGGTAAAATCCTGTGCGCCTGTCCGCTGAACTGGAAATCCGAGGATAGACTGGGTACCAGTATTGTGGGTGCCGCTGTGGAATCTTGTTTCTTTCCGCTGTATGAGATTGAGCAAGGCAGTACGACGATTACGTACAATCCGGAGGACAAGGGAAAACGGATTCCAGCCGCGGAATGGCTCAAATTAATGGGCAAAACAAAACATCTTCTTAAGGAGGAAGCCACGCTGGCTACCTTTGATCAGGAGATTGAACGCCGCTGGAATATTCTGAAAAAGAAACATGAAATTTCGGAGCTATAA